A portion of the Deinococcus peraridilitoris DSM 19664 genome contains these proteins:
- a CDS encoding response regulator transcription factor, with product MKTVLVLDDNTQRRDMFTALLRDAGHRIRSAALTVNTLDTDADLVLLGADDQDSTAHQVFGQWRQVQVPVLLLTDLNGESCTLTFKDATGKKEVIGSCAASTLRARVEQLLKEEAVIRLGALALHPQRREARWRGQELKLNLQEFDILLKLVRQPGRALTREELSCDTTRGEIPKDTSRIDVNLMSLRRKLRKAGADGLVRSAGGLGFRLQIPVTP from the coding sequence ATGAAAACCGTCTTGGTGCTCGATGACAATACGCAGCGGCGGGACATGTTCACGGCCTTGCTGCGCGACGCTGGACACCGCATCCGAAGTGCTGCCCTGACCGTGAACACCCTGGATACGGACGCCGATCTGGTCCTGCTCGGTGCGGACGATCAGGACAGCACTGCTCACCAGGTGTTCGGGCAGTGGCGCCAAGTTCAGGTGCCGGTGCTGCTGCTGACGGACCTGAACGGCGAATCCTGCACCCTGACTTTCAAGGACGCCACTGGAAAAAAAGAGGTCATCGGGTCGTGCGCTGCGTCCACCCTGCGGGCGCGCGTGGAGCAGCTGCTGAAAGAAGAGGCTGTGATTCGGCTTGGTGCGCTGGCGCTGCATCCGCAGCGCAGGGAAGCAAGGTGGCGAGGCCAGGAGCTGAAGCTGAATCTTCAGGAGTTTGACATCCTGCTGAAACTTGTCCGGCAGCCCGGTAGAGCGTTGACGCGTGAAGAGCTGAGCTGTGACACGACCCGTGGCGAGATCCCCAAAGACACCAGCCGTATCGATGTGAATCTGATGAGTCTGCGCAGAAAGCTGCGCAAAGCGGGTGCTGACGGCCTGGTGCGAAGCGCGGGCGGGCTGGGGTTTCGCCTGCAGATCCCGGTGACACCCTGA
- a CDS encoding family 1 glycosylhydrolase, which yields MNANPSQPPKEQRPLELWIGVECTLNRVQDRYLNQLTVCGHDRRQEDLTMLAGLGAKRIRYPVLWEQVAPERPDLLDWSWTDERLQMLRELNLQPIATLLHHGSGPTYTDMLDPEFPEKLAAYARQVAERYGWLTAYTPVNEPLTTARFSGLYGVWYPHHKSDESFVRMLLNECKGTVLAMRAIREVRPDAQLVQTDDLGKAHATPAMQHEADFQNERRWLAYDLLCGRVNEEHALWAYLLSSGATPEELAWFAQNPCPPDIVGVDYYVTSERFLDERKERYPAHQCGPTHADVEAVRVYQDLAGIEKLLREVWQRYEIPVAITEAHLGSTREEQLRWFDQFWQAAKRVRSEGADIRAVTSWAILGSFDWNTLHTEFKGHYEPGAFDVRGLSPRPTALAQLLRARASGVEPQHPVLASPGFWERPDRFFYPVVGASTPQAHTTGFARPLLILGEGRLSAALSALCFERGLTHRCLSKHELNVTDAAAVRTALRQFQPWAVVNAGAYGQIEEAQHQRRAFWQRHAVGLAVLARACAEHDIQLLTFSSDQVFAGDRHAPYEEHDPAGPLNVYGRTLLESERQALAFHPGTLIVRSSELFGASGEQDLLSKAVQVLRAGGAVSLDREHRFSPTYLPDLVHTSLDLLVDGERGTWHLVNRGETTWADFTRMVAEARGMSAQAVRGVHGTSIGWIAPRPRYSALGSVRGQVMPSLEHALERYLADAAD from the coding sequence ATGAATGCGAACCCGAGTCAACCCCCCAAGGAGCAGCGTCCGCTCGAACTGTGGATTGGTGTGGAATGCACGCTCAACCGGGTGCAGGACCGTTACCTGAATCAGTTGACCGTGTGCGGCCATGACCGCCGTCAGGAAGACCTCACGATGCTCGCAGGGCTGGGGGCCAAAAGGATTCGATATCCGGTGCTGTGGGAACAGGTCGCACCTGAACGTCCGGACCTGCTCGACTGGTCGTGGACCGACGAGCGGCTGCAGATGCTGCGTGAACTGAATCTGCAGCCCATCGCGACCCTGCTTCACCACGGCAGCGGCCCGACGTACACCGACATGCTCGATCCGGAGTTTCCCGAGAAACTGGCGGCTTACGCGCGCCAGGTGGCCGAGCGGTACGGGTGGCTGACAGCGTACACGCCTGTCAATGAGCCCCTCACCACCGCGCGGTTCAGCGGGCTGTACGGCGTGTGGTATCCACACCACAAAAGCGACGAGAGTTTCGTACGAATGCTGCTCAACGAATGCAAGGGAACGGTGCTGGCGATGCGGGCCATTCGCGAAGTGCGACCCGACGCGCAACTCGTGCAGACCGACGACCTGGGCAAAGCGCACGCGACGCCCGCCATGCAGCACGAAGCAGACTTTCAAAACGAACGGCGCTGGCTCGCGTACGACCTGCTGTGCGGCCGCGTGAACGAGGAGCACGCCCTCTGGGCCTATCTCCTCAGCTCAGGCGCGACGCCCGAAGAGCTGGCGTGGTTCGCCCAGAATCCCTGCCCACCGGACATTGTGGGCGTGGATTACTACGTGACGAGCGAGCGTTTTCTCGACGAGCGCAAGGAACGCTACCCGGCGCACCAGTGCGGTCCGACGCACGCGGACGTGGAGGCCGTGCGGGTCTATCAGGACCTCGCGGGCATCGAGAAGTTGCTGCGAGAAGTCTGGCAACGCTACGAAATTCCCGTCGCCATCACCGAGGCGCACCTGGGAAGCACCCGCGAGGAACAGCTGCGCTGGTTCGATCAGTTCTGGCAAGCGGCCAAGCGGGTCCGCTCGGAAGGCGCCGACATTCGCGCGGTCACGTCCTGGGCGATTCTGGGCAGCTTCGACTGGAACACCCTGCACACCGAATTCAAAGGCCATTACGAACCTGGCGCGTTCGACGTGCGGGGTCTGTCACCGCGACCCACCGCGCTGGCGCAACTCCTCCGGGCGCGCGCTTCGGGCGTTGAACCTCAGCATCCGGTGCTGGCCTCTCCGGGTTTCTGGGAACGACCTGACCGCTTCTTCTATCCGGTGGTAGGAGCATCCACCCCGCAAGCGCACACGACGGGTTTCGCCCGGCCCCTGCTGATTCTGGGCGAGGGCCGCTTGAGCGCGGCCCTCAGTGCGCTGTGTTTCGAACGCGGCCTCACGCATCGGTGCCTGTCCAAGCATGAACTGAATGTAACGGACGCTGCAGCAGTCAGGACCGCCCTGCGGCAGTTTCAACCGTGGGCCGTGGTGAACGCGGGCGCGTACGGCCAGATCGAGGAAGCACAACATCAGCGCCGGGCGTTCTGGCAGCGGCACGCGGTGGGTCTCGCAGTCCTGGCACGTGCATGCGCCGAGCATGACATCCAGCTGTTGACCTTCTCGTCGGATCAAGTGTTCGCCGGTGACCGGCACGCTCCGTATGAAGAGCACGATCCTGCCGGCCCCCTGAACGTTTACGGGCGTACGCTGCTCGAGTCCGAACGGCAAGCGCTGGCGTTTCATCCAGGCACGCTGATCGTGCGCAGCAGCGAACTGTTCGGCGCGAGTGGTGAGCAGGACCTGCTGAGCAAGGCAGTCCAGGTCCTGCGGGCGGGCGGGGCAGTCTCGCTCGACCGTGAACACCGCTTCTCGCCGACGTACCTGCCGGACCTCGTTCACACCAGCCTCGATTTGCTGGTGGACGGTGAACGGGGCACCTGGCACCTCGTGAATCGTGGAGAAACCACCTGGGCAGATTTCACGAGAATGGTGGCCGAAGCTCGCGGAATGTCTGCGCAAGCGGTGCGGGGTGTCCACGGCACCTCCATTGGCTGGATCGCGCCGCGACCGCGTTACAGCGCCCTGGGCAGCGTGCGTGGTCAAGTCATGCCGAGTCTGGAGCACGCGCTGGAGCGCTACCTCGCCGACGCCGCCGATTGA
- a CDS encoding M3 family oligoendopeptidase, with the protein MTNTPQATHDWTHFEPRYQALRERPLDPAQVPAFLRDWSDLEKLVGDTDITLRRARDRNTADVPAEEAYLSFVREVRPKVQQASQELNRKLLAVEGYQPGENEVLMLRKLRTDAELYREENVELEVRMTNLVNEYYKLTGGLTVTLNGEELTLPQAQVKLLSPDRELRERTWRAMQDVTARIAPELDRIFLELLALRRQAARNAGFDNYRDYRWLQLKRFHYTPGDSQLLHQAIQAHVVPLVSRRKEAHRRQMNVESLRPWDLRADPLGREAIAAFGSIEELEDASSRIFHRLAPKLGEQFDLMRERGYLDLESRRNKAPGAYCASFPTQGVPFLHGNFVGTVRDASVLFHEAGHAFHVFASSRPDILVFARHPGAEFAEVASQSMELLTLPFLSRAQGGLYDEADLPRVREEQLDSIITFLPFAAVLDSFQHWVYTETGEDVSIGQLDAKWLSLMRAYFPHVNYDGLEGYIQKGWQYLHLYGYPLYYLDYAIAWLGAIQVWRGALADQQTALEQYLYALSLGGTRSLPELFEVAGTTLAFDEAHVGRLMAFLEEQYRA; encoded by the coding sequence ATGACCAATACACCCCAAGCGACGCACGACTGGACGCACTTCGAACCCCGCTACCAAGCCTTGCGGGAACGCCCGCTCGACCCGGCGCAGGTGCCGGCCTTTTTGCGTGACTGGAGCGACCTCGAAAAGCTGGTTGGTGACACCGACATCACCCTGCGCCGCGCGCGTGACCGCAACACGGCCGATGTGCCCGCAGAAGAAGCCTACCTGAGCTTCGTGCGCGAGGTCCGCCCGAAAGTGCAGCAGGCCTCGCAGGAACTGAACCGGAAACTGCTGGCAGTGGAGGGCTACCAGCCCGGTGAGAACGAAGTGCTGATGCTGCGCAAGCTGCGCACGGACGCCGAACTTTACCGCGAGGAGAACGTCGAGCTGGAAGTGCGCATGACCAACCTCGTCAATGAGTACTACAAACTCACCGGTGGCCTGACCGTCACCCTGAACGGTGAGGAACTGACGCTGCCGCAGGCGCAGGTGAAGCTGCTCAGTCCTGACCGCGAGCTGCGTGAACGCACCTGGCGTGCCATGCAGGACGTGACTGCGCGCATCGCACCTGAACTCGACCGGATCTTTCTGGAGTTGCTCGCCTTGCGCCGTCAGGCCGCGCGAAACGCCGGTTTTGACAATTACCGCGATTATCGCTGGCTGCAGCTCAAACGTTTTCACTACACGCCAGGCGACAGTCAGCTGCTGCATCAGGCCATTCAGGCACACGTGGTTCCGCTCGTGTCACGCCGCAAGGAAGCGCACCGCCGACAGATGAACGTCGAGTCGCTGCGTCCCTGGGACCTGCGGGCCGATCCGCTCGGTCGGGAAGCCATTGCGGCCTTTGGCAGCATCGAGGAGCTTGAGGACGCCTCTTCGCGCATCTTTCACCGGCTCGCCCCAAAGCTGGGCGAGCAGTTCGACCTGATGCGCGAGCGCGGTTACCTGGACCTCGAATCCCGCAGGAACAAGGCGCCTGGCGCGTACTGCGCTTCTTTTCCCACGCAGGGCGTGCCTTTTTTGCACGGAAACTTCGTGGGCACGGTGCGCGACGCCTCGGTGCTGTTTCACGAGGCCGGACACGCCTTTCACGTCTTTGCTTCCAGCCGGCCTGACATCCTGGTGTTCGCGCGCCATCCCGGCGCGGAGTTCGCAGAAGTCGCGTCACAATCGATGGAACTGCTGACCCTGCCGTTCCTGTCGCGCGCTCAGGGCGGCTTGTACGACGAAGCGGATCTGCCGCGCGTACGCGAGGAGCAACTGGACAGCATCATCACCTTTCTGCCTTTCGCCGCAGTGCTCGACAGTTTTCAGCACTGGGTCTACACCGAAACCGGTGAGGATGTCTCGATTGGGCAACTGGACGCCAAGTGGCTCAGCCTGATGCGCGCCTACTTTCCGCACGTGAATTATGACGGGCTGGAAGGCTACATTCAGAAAGGCTGGCAGTACCTGCACCTGTACGGATACCCGCTGTACTATCTGGATTACGCCATCGCGTGGCTGGGGGCAATTCAGGTGTGGCGAGGTGCACTGGCCGATCAGCAGACGGCGCTGGAGCAGTACCTGTACGCCTTGTCGCTGGGCGGAACGCGTTCGCTGCCCGAACTCTTCGAGGTCGCCGGAACGACCCTGGCGTTCGACGAAGCGCACGTGGGCCGACTGATGGCATTCCTGGAAGAGCAATACCGCGCCTGA
- a CDS encoding TVP38/TMEM64 family protein, whose protein sequence is MKRYLAVVAALLGVLILLFVIFEALQFPLLSDPTPWLQHAGPGTALLGVALLTVDVLVPVPSNVVMVANGALFGFAVGASLSLTGSLGAGALSFAIGRRGGPLVQRLVPRTAHERGEELLRRWGALAIVVTRPLPLLAEVVTILAGTSHMPWRTALGMTLLGSLPAALLYSLLGVAALQLPLPLVVALVLPVAGITWLVGWALTRRGIGTRY, encoded by the coding sequence TTGAAGCGCTACCTCGCCGTCGTCGCCGCACTGCTCGGGGTACTGATTTTGCTGTTCGTGATCTTCGAGGCCTTGCAGTTTCCCCTGCTGAGCGACCCGACGCCGTGGCTGCAACACGCGGGACCGGGTACGGCCCTGCTGGGCGTGGCGCTGCTGACCGTGGACGTGCTGGTGCCGGTTCCGTCGAATGTCGTGATGGTGGCGAACGGCGCACTGTTCGGCTTCGCCGTGGGTGCCTCGCTGTCGCTGACCGGCAGCCTGGGCGCGGGCGCCTTGAGTTTTGCCATCGGTCGCCGTGGTGGGCCGCTCGTGCAGCGGCTCGTTCCGAGGACTGCCCATGAGCGCGGTGAAGAACTGCTGCGCCGCTGGGGCGCCCTGGCCATCGTGGTGACACGGCCCCTGCCACTGCTGGCAGAGGTCGTGACCATCCTGGCGGGCACTTCGCATATGCCGTGGCGGACCGCGCTCGGCATGACCCTGCTGGGGTCCCTGCCGGCGGCGCTGCTGTACTCGCTGCTGGGCGTCGCGGCCTTGCAGCTTCCCTTGCCGCTGGTGGTGGCGCTGGTGTTGCCCGTGGCGGGGATCACCTGGCTGGTCGGA
- a CDS encoding CBS domain-containing protein produces MQVRQVMTNDPVCCTPDTNLRDVAAMMVEYDCGSVPVVENYDNMRAVGVVTDRDITVRTVAAGKNPLECCAQDAMTDTVVSISPEADLMDAIRLMEETKVRRLPVTSANGAVVGMVAQADVIRNVDNEDAGLVVREVSRPTDGPNEVNQDVRHDS; encoded by the coding sequence ATGCAGGTAAGGCAAGTGATGACCAACGATCCCGTCTGCTGCACGCCGGACACCAACTTGCGCGATGTCGCGGCCATGATGGTCGAGTACGACTGCGGCAGCGTTCCCGTCGTCGAGAATTACGACAACATGCGTGCCGTTGGCGTCGTGACCGACCGCGACATTACCGTCCGTACCGTCGCCGCCGGTAAAAATCCGCTGGAGTGCTGCGCGCAGGACGCCATGACGGACACCGTCGTGAGCATCTCCCCCGAAGCGGACCTGATGGACGCCATCCGCCTGATGGAGGAAACCAAAGTGCGCCGTCTGCCGGTCACGAGCGCGAACGGGGCAGTCGTCGGCATGGTCGCGCAGGCGGACGTGATTCGCAACGTCGACAACGAGGATGCCGGTCTGGTGGTGCGGGAAGTCTCACGACCGACAGACGGGCCCAACGAAGTCAATCAGGACGTCCGCCACGACAGTTGA